One Spinacia oleracea cultivar Varoflay chromosome 4, BTI_SOV_V1, whole genome shotgun sequence DNA segment encodes these proteins:
- the LOC110801548 gene encoding uncharacterized protein has translation MSYRRRGGLNGRGAIIRPPGYRSNGLTSTHIIGEETPQLPNYGHEADATMLNQVLNHHMPNSLTQAASTSQQAPRSSYQASLNMNMAATTNTTDTLQQVPNTIRQGPHSTPLHDTDVDHNREANTDVPDETSNPEKDHCVLHPDGLWFPHRAVVNKVSQTSYKSYFKGLYCNWKMTPPQVQQRWWNAFKHEFSWDPSVVKLVKKEWKSKASRLLTGIVSKLCNEPGYNAKWCPPTAREEMIQIRSEEENKKSRSMCKKSEWRWRP, from the exons ATGTCGTATAGACGTAGAGGTGGTTTGAACGGGAGGGGTGCCATCATTCGACCTCCGGGATACCGTTCTAATGGCCTAACAAGTACTCACATTATAGGTGAAGAGACTCCACAATTGCCTAATTATGGACATGAGGCAGATGCAACCATGCTCAATCAAGTGCTTAATCACCATATGCCTAATTCTTTGACCCAAGCAGCAAGCACCAGCCAACAGGCACCACGCAGCAGCTACCAAGCGTCATTAAACATGAATATGGCAGCAACAACTAACACAACTGACACACTTCAGCAGGTGCCAAACACAATTCGTCAAGGGCCCCATTCAACCCCCCTCCATGATACCGATGTAGACCATAATCGTGAAGCAAACACAGATGTACCTGATGAGACAAGTAACCCTGAAAAGGACCATTGTGTGCTGCACCCTGATGGATTATG GTTTCCTCATCGTGCCGTGGTTAACAAGGTTTCTCAGACATCCTATAAGTCATATTTTAAGGGACTCTATTGCAATTGGAAGATGACTCCACCACAAGTTCAACAAAGGTGGTGGAATGCTTTCAAG CATGAGTTCTCCTGGGATCCATCAGTAGTTAAGTTGGTTAAGAAGGAATGGAAATCAAAGGCGAGTAGGCTCCTTACTGGTATAGTGTCAAAGCTGTGCAATGAACCTGGCTACAATGCTAAATGGTGTCCTCCTACCGCAAGGGAAGAAATGATTCAGATCAGGTCTGAAGAGGAGAATAAAAAAAGCAGATCAATGTGCAAAAAATCGGAATGGAGATGGAGACCATAA
- the LOC110801543 gene encoding uncharacterized protein — MELQTCSFITMKFASSTMWLLSVRRSCTRHLQPFVAPVSNQNLGLFDALVNVLPLVEGDEEAQLKESLIFRQKMMLLENNCRSNWKLQAGGLLSHCQNILGLM; from the exons ATGGAGTTGCAG ACTTGTTCGTTCATAACAATGAAATTTGCATCTTCTACCATGTGGTTGCTATCTGTTAGGAGGTCTTGCACAAG GCACCTTCAACCATTTGTGGCTCCAGTCTCAAATCAAAACCTTGGGTTG TTTGATGCCTTGGTCAATGTCCTGCCACTAGTTGAGGGAGATGAAGAGGCTCAACTGAAAGAATCGCTTATCTTCAG GCAGAAAATGATGCTGTTGGAAAATAATTGCAGAAGCAACTGGAAGCTGCAG GCTGGCGGGTTACTGTCACACTGCCAAAATATTCTTGGACTGATGTAG